TTTCCGCAGCGTGATGAGCCATATTTCGAACAGCTGGGCAAGCAATCCCAAGTACATCGGCTGACGATCTGGATCATCGGCGACGACTGCTTCGAGCGACGCGACAAGTTTCTCGAAGCCATCCAGACCCCGGGCGCCGGTGAGTTGGTTCATCCGTGGCTCGGGCGCATGCAGGCCAAGGCCGGCGAAGCGGAAATGACTCACGATTTTCAGCAGGGCGGGATGATCAGTCTTTTGGTGACGTTCTACCCGGACACCCCGCTGAAGTTTCCAGTCGCCAGGGTCAACAGTCAGCAGCAGGTGGTAAAGGCGTCCGAGAGCTTTTGGGATTCAGCGCTGGATCGGTACAAGTCGGCGATGGCGAAAGTGGATCAAGCCCGCCTCGGTTTGGCCCGTCTGCGCAACAGTTTGTCGGCGGTCTATACGGTGATCCAGCAACAGTTCGCCCCATTCGTGGGAGTCTTCACCAACCTGACCGGGCTGGCGCAATCGATTATGAATGCGCCGGATTCGCTGTCGTCGCTGTTCTCCAGCTACTTCAGCGACTTCTCGGTGCAGGACTATCTCGGAGATGAATCGGGTTACCGCAACACCGTGGCCACGGCCAGCCAGCAAACCGAAGCAGTCGCCAGCATCAACACCGTCAGCCCGTTGGGCGGCGTCGATGCTGTGGCTGCGTCTCAAGCTGCGGCCGATCTGGTGCAAGACGCGCTGCTGCTTCAAATCGCACTGATCGTGAGCGAGATGCCGATTGCTTCGCAGCCGGTATCAACCAATACGACGCCGTCGGTGGAACAGCAGGCCAGTCAGCCGTTTGTGCGCCCCGAGGTGCCGGTCGCTGACGATGTGCTTGAACTGCGCGATAACCTCAACGAGGCGATGCTTGAAGCCTCACTCAAGGCTGACTCCGCGCATTACGTGGTGCTGAACACCTTGCGTCAAACGGTAGTGAAGCACTTGACCGCTGTGGCGGCGTCGGGGGTTCGGCTGGTGGATATCACCCCGCCTGAAACCTTGTCGGCTTTAGTCCTGGCCTATCGTAGGTTCGGTGATGCCACCCGCGAGTCAGAGGTTGTGCAGCGCAATCGCATCCGTCATCCGGGCTTTATTCCGGCGGTGCCGATCAAGATCGCCCAGAGGTAACCCATGCTCGAAGACGAAAACACCGTCACGCTGACAGCAGACGGTTCGGATTACTCTGGCTGGAAATCGGTGGAGATTACTCCAGGGCTCGAAGACCAAGCACGGTCGTTTAATCTGAGCATTACCTGGAAGTGGCCGGGCCAGGACGTTGGCCGGCCAATTCGTGAAGGTGCGAAATGTCAGATCCGTATTGGGGATGACCTGGTGCTGACCGGATGGGCTTTCGCTTCTCCCATCGACTACGACGACAAGCAAATCACCATGTCCATCAGCGGTCGATCGCTGACCGCGGATCTGGTGGACAGTGCGGCGATCAACGAGCCAGGGCAGTGGAACAACCAGAGCGTGCTGTCGATCGTCACCGCGCTGGCGGCGCCTTACAACATCAAGGTGCGCAGCGAGATCCCGGAAAGCGCCAAGCTCTCTGACCACACCATTGAGCCGGGCGAGACGGTGTTTGAATCCATTGACCGGCTTCTGACGCTGTTTCGCGTTTTCTCAACCGACGATGCCACTGGCGTGGTGGTGTTGGCTCGGCCGGGCAGCGAGGGACGTGCCTTCGATAATTTGGAAGTCGGCAAGAACATTCTCACCGGCAGCGCCGGTCTGGACTTCTCCGCCGTCTTTTCCGAATACCGTGTGCTGGGCCAGAAGACCGGCACCGACGAAGAGTTCGGTGCCGATGCGGCGGAAGTATCGGCCACTGTCACTGACGACCGAGTGACCCGCCGTCGCGTAATGGTCATCCAGCAATCCGGGCAGCTGACTCAGGAGCTGGCACAGGCCAGGGCGAATTGGGAAAGCGTTACTCGAATGGGTAAGGCGCTCACCACCACTTACACCGTACAGGGCTGGCGGCAGACCAATGGCGCGCTCTGGAAACACAACATGCTGGTGCGAGTCATCGATCCAATCATCGGGTTTGACCGCTGGATGCTAATCGCCCGGGTGACTTACATCCTCAGCGAGGGCGGCATGATTACAAAAATGGAGGTCGGTCCGCCTGACAGTTTCGAGCCTGAACCGAACGACTCCTTGAAAAACCGCAAACTGAAGAAGGGCGGCAAGGGCGACAACTTCGAATACCTCATCCCCGCAGACTACGAGCCCAAACAATGAGCCTGAAAAGCATGATGGCCCGCGGCACCGTGGTGCTGGCGGCTGCCGGGAAAATGATGCAGACCCTGCAGGTGCGGTTGACTGCCGGTGAACTGAAGGATGGCGCCGAACACTTCGAGCCTTACGGCTATACCAGCAATCCGTTGCCAGGTGCTGAGGTGCTGACTGCGTTTCTCGGTGGTGACCGGTCCCACGCCATCGTGCTGGTGGCGTCTGATCGGCGGTACCGGATCAAGGAGCTGAAGCCCGGCGAGGTGGTCATCTACACGGATGAAGGTGACAAGGTGCATTTCAAGCGCGGCCGGATCATCGACATCGAAACCGAGACGTTGAATATCAAGGCGACTACCTCCGTGAATTTCGATACGCCGACGATTACCCAGACAGGGCAGATCGTCTCCCAGGGCGATCAGGTCGCCGGCGGCGTCAGTCTGATCAATCACCCGCACAGCAACGTTGAAATGGGCGACGACCAAAGCGGGCCACCTATTCCGGAGGCTGGATGATTATTTCGCATACAGCTGAAGCCGGACTGATCCGCGCCGTGATGATCAGCCTATACACCTGGCGCCGCGCGACCACTGACGACCCCGTCGATGATGAAGAGTTGTACGGCTGGTGGGGCGACAGTTACCCCGCGGTTGCCGACGACCGCATCGGCTCTCGCCTGTGGTTGCTTCGCCGCGTGAAGCTGACACCAGCCACCCAACGAGATGCTGAGTTCTACGCCGATGAAGCGCTGCGCTGGCTGCTCGATGATGGCCATGTGATCGGTATCGAAATCAGCAGCGAGAAGGTCGACATCAGCAGGCTCAACCTGATTGTGATTCTGACGATCACTGGCGGCGCTCGGCTGGAAATCAAACCCACCACTGCATGGCAGGTGATTTATGCCGTTTGAAACACCTTCATTGCCAGTGCTGATCGATCGCACTCAAAGCGACCTGGCCAGCGATGCGCTACGCCGCTCCGATGCTCAGGTGCTCGCTCGTACTCTGTCCGGCACAGCCTACGGTTTGTACGGCTACATGGACTGGCTCGTCGACCAGATCCTGCCCGACCGGGCGGATGAGGAAACTTTGGAGCGTGTGGCCGCTCTGCGGCTGAACCAGCCCCGTTTCCCAGCCCAACCCGCAGAAGGCGTCGTAAGTTTCACGGCGGCTGCTTTCGCTGTCCTCGACACCGATGTTGTATTGCAAGCCAGTGATGGTCGAGCCTACAGAATCACCACCGGAGTTACGACTGCTGCAGGGGTTAACACTGCGCTGATCGCCGCCGTAGACGCGGGGGTACTGGGAAATGCCGACGCAGGCTTGACCATGATGCTTGTTCAGCCAGTCGAAGGTGTCGTGAACGCCTTCACTGTGATGGCGCCAGGGCTTGTCGGTGGCATCGCTCAGGAAAGCGTTGAGTCACTACGCGCTCGCGTCGTCCGTTCTTACCGCGTGATCCCGCACGGAGGCTCGGCTGACGATTATGAAACCTGGGCTCTAGAGGTGCCGGGAGTTACACGAGCCTGGTGTCGGCGCAATTATTTAGGGCCAGGCACTGTCGGCCTGTTCGTGATGCGTGATGGCGACGCCGATCCGGTACCGAACCCGACTCAGTTGGCTGAGGTAAAGGCCTACATCGAGCAGCCGAATGTGCGTCCGGTCACTGCTGAGTTGTACGTACTGGCGCCCGTCGAAGTGCCGGTGCTTTACAGCATTCACGCGGTGCCTGATACCACCGCTGTGCGCGCCAACATCCAGAGCCAGCTGATCGACCTGCATGATCGCGAAGCGGGCCTGGGTGAAACCTTGCTGCTGACCCATATTGCCGAAGCCATCAGCGGGTCCCCCGGTGAAACCGACCACGACTTGGTCGGACCGGTGGCTGACGTTGTTCCTGCGACCAACCAGTTGCTGACATTCGGGGGTATCACATGGCTGTGATTCGAACCGCCGATGAATACCGCTTGCAACTGCAGGGCCTGCTGCCCTCAGGTCCTGCCTGGGATCCAGAGCTTGTCCCTGAAGTGGCCCGGGTGTTGGGTGGTGTTGCCGTGGAGTTTTCGCGCCTCGACGCTAGAGCTGTCGATCTTCTCAATGAGATGGACCCTGCTGGTGTGAGTGAACTGGTACCTGATTGGGAATCGATCATGGGCTTGCCTGACGACTGTCTTGGCCCAAATCCGGCTTTTGAAGATCGCCGCCTTGCGGTACGCCGGAGACTGGTCGAGGTGGGAGGACAGAGCCGCGCCTACTTCATTGAAATCGCCGTCAGCCAGGGCTACCCAAACGCCACCATCACCGAACACCGAGCGCCCCGTATGGGGCGTTCTCGTTTTGGCTCCGCGCACTTTGGTACCTGGCGCGCCCAATTCATGTGGACGCTCAACACTGGCGGCCGTCAGCGGAAGGGTAGGCGCTTCGGCGTCAGCTACTGGGGCGAAAGATTCGGCACCAACCCGGGCAACGCACTCGAGTGCCTAATCCGCCGACCGGCACCGGCGCACACGGTTGTGCGCATCAATTACGACTGAGGGTTAAAACGTGGATTTTCCGATTAGTGTGCCCAGCATCGGGCTGGTAGATGGCAAGTTTGTTGACGAAGATCCGCTCTCCGGTTCGCCGGGGTCATTGATCCCGTCGGCGTGGGGTAATGCGGTCACCTTCGAAGTTCTCAATGTGATCGAGGCCGCGGGCCTTGCACCTGACGAAGACAACAATGCTCAGTTGTTGCAGGCCATCAGCGCGATGTTGGCCACGGCGACACCCGAAGCTACCGAAACAGTTCTTGGCCTGGTCAAGCGCGCGACTCAGTTGCAAGTGGATGCTGGCACCAACGACACAGCAGTGGTTACCCCGAAGAAACTGGCTACTGCAGTCCAAAATCAAACTCTCACGGCGTTCACCACGGCCGGCACTGCGACAGCTTTGACGTTGACGCCAACCCCAGCGATCCAGGCCTACGCCCCATACCTGCGCTTCAGTGTCAAATTCAGCGTGACCGGCGGACTCAACCCGACTTTGAATGTCTCGGGTAAGGGGCCAAAGAGCCTAAAGCAATATGACTCCACCGGTACAAAGGTTGCTGCAGTGTTTTTCGCCGACCAAGTTGGTGATGTGGTTTACGACGGCACGGACTGGGTTCTTATCAATGCTATCAACGCCTCGCCTGATGCTACGGATACAGTCAAGGGCGTCGTTGAGCTCGCTACCGCTGCCGAACTTCTCGGCGGCACTGATGCCGTTCGTGCAGCCACCGCTGCCGGACTCCTTGCTGGCTTTCTCGGATCGGGAGGAACATCCGGTACCGACTGGGTAAAAATTCCATTCCGGGATAAGACGACAGGGGTTCGAAGGGAGCTGATTATTCAGTGGACTACCGTGACTAGCGTTGGAGCGTCAGCCCCAAACTTTAGCGGTTCTTGGCCCATGACATTTCCAAACGGACTTCTGGGGTGTGTTGCTACTCCGGTCACCTCGACAAGTGGGTTGTTCGCACAATACAACACCAGAAGTCTGTCTGGGTTTACTGGGCAGGCGCAAGCTTATAACGCGCTTTCCAATGGCATTCCTGTCTCTCTTATAGCGGTTGGGTGGTGAAATGAACGTTTACTATTATCTTGAAGAGAACAGTGGCTGGTATAGCGACGAGTTTCATGGGCCTCGATTCATTGAAGGAAAGCCAAACCCGGATACGCTCATACCTCTAGCCGCGGTTGAAGTTACGGCCGCAGACTACGAGCGCTTAAAGTCGTTGCCCACAGAAGGCGACGAAAATGGTTACCCGGTTGTAGCCCCGCCGCGAACCCCTACGCTAGAAGAGCTCCTCGTCGTCGCCAGGGCTGAGCGTGATCGTCTCTTGGTGTACGCAACGCTGCGCATCAACCCACTGCAATATGCCGCGGACGTCGACGAAGCGAGTGAAGAGGACTTGGCGCTGTTGAAACTCTGGAAAAAGTACAGCGTTGCTGTCAGCAAAACCGAAACCAAACCAGGTTGGCCTGAAGCTCCACAATGGCCGATACCGCCAGTCGCGATTGAATAGACAAATGTATTGATGCCCGCACCTTGCGGGTATTTTTTTGCGTGGAGAAAAGTAATGCCTGTAACTGAAAAGGATCGTGACGTCCTCGCTCGCACATTGTGGGGGGAGGCACGCGGCGAAAGCCTGGCCGGCCAGATCGCTGTGGCTTGGACCATTCGCAACCGAGTGGACGACGGCAAGGATAAATCATGGTGGGGGGAGGGCTACGCTGGCGTATGCCAGAAGCCGTATCAGTTCAGTTGCTGGAACAAGAACGACCCGAACTATCCGTTCCTGAGTGGCGCGAGGCAGATCCCGTTCCGCGAGCTTGCTCAGGCGAGGATCGCCGCTGACCAAGTGATTGATGGAAAGGTGCCGGATCCGACCGGCGGCGCCACACACTACTACGCGACAACGATGCCGAAGCCACCAAACTGGACGAAGGGGGCAAAGCAGACGCTGAAGCTCGGCCACCACCTCTTCTTCAAGGATGTGCCGTGAGCTGGGCTACCCACGATCCCTCTTTTCCTTGAGCAGCCTCTGGTTTTCTCTAAACAGGTGATCCCGCTGGTCAGATATCAGGAGGCGACTGCGAACCCTCCCGGAGAGCTCAGAGTTTTCCTCGGTGACACGATTTAATTCCGCTCTCAGCCGGTCCCGCTCCGTGGATACGTCAGCATGCATTTGCACCAGGCCGAAGATGTCCTCCCGGGCCTTGCGCAATTGCAGGTTGAGCTCTTGGATCTCGTTCTCGTACATGCGCAGAAAGTGACGGCAGGTTTGAAGCTCTGTCGGACAGCCAAGCCAGTCGCTGGTGTCTTCAATTTCATGCGGGTCCACGGTGGTGCCTTATCGATACTGTTTGGATATACAGTAATCGAGGTTTATCAATTCGGCGAGGGCGGGGCGACGAGTTGCTGTCGGAACAGAGATAAGCCGCTCCCGACTTTTGGCTGCGGTTCGCGTTTTAGCAGCCTGGGGCGGATACTCGGAAACACTGATTCCGTGAATATCAGTTTTATCTTAATGCGAGATGAAATGGGGGCAAGATGCCATCTAATGAAAGTATGACCATCAATATGCAGCAGGTCGAACCGAGCCAATCGCTAGGGCCTTTACCGGAAGGCCAGGTACCCATGTACGAGGTCCGTCACGAAAGCGCGCGACGCTGGGTAGACTTCAGTCTTCACCTCTCCGATCTCAACGTCACTCTCAGTTGGCTTGAACTTCTCGTTCACAAGCACACTCAGCGAACGCCAGAAGCAGATGCCTTGTGGACGGCAGCGCTCACCATGTTTTTCAAGTGTTTCCAGCACAGCGAAAGTCGGAACAAACTTAATGCAGCATTGGCCCTCGCGAACGAGCCAGAGGAAGGGCGCGCACAGTTTGCGGTTCTCAAGTCGTTGAGGAATAAGACAGTTGTGCATGATCAAAATGCGTACACGCAAGGCGCCGTGTTGGTGCCAATCGCCAACGCCGATGGACCAGCAAAGAGGGGCTCAGCGAGTGTGACTATCTTTAAGGCGTCAACGCTCGATGATGGGCACATCAACAATTTACGGCTACTTACCTTGGCATCAATCACTTACGTGAATTCTGAAATTTCAGTTGCTTCAGCAGAAGTCGAGGCTTACTTGTGTTCGGCTACCTGTGCCGATCTTGTGGCGGCTGGTCCTTACCTCTATACATCACCTTCCGTAGAAACTGTAAACCGGAGCAGAAACGATCGATAAAAAATCAGCCAAGAACGACGGGAGCGTAGCGATAGCAGGCGCATGGCGATGCCCTTGGCACCGACAAATATTCGCCTATAGCTATCCGTCTGCCCTCACTCGGGCGACATCAGCACCGCGAGTGTTAGCTTGATGAACTCTTCGTTCTTGTCGATGGTGTCCAGGGCCCCGCGCACGTTGTCCGCGACTTCGGCGGCACCTTGCTGCTCGACCCAGTTGGACAGTTCAAGGATGGCGGCCTCAAGGGCCAATTGGTTTTCGTTGATCTTGTAGAGCAGGGAAGGGAGCAGGTCTGAATTTGGCATGGTGTTCCTCCGTGGAAGAGGAAAGCGTAGCAGTCAAAAAGGATTGGCACTCGTTCGGCAGAACGCCGGAGAAGGGGGGTACTACTGTAGGAATATATAACGCAAAGTTATTGATTCTTATAGGGTGATATGCGGGTTTTGAGAGTATCGAAAATCACCATATTTACCTTTTACATCAATAGGTTACAACTAGCTATCGGTCACCTTGACATGGTGGGTGCCTAATTGTTTAGGCTAGGCGTAGCGCTTGTAGCGCAATGCAATCGATGTGCTTCGTCGACTAGGACTTTGCCTTGAAATCACACGCGATGGCATCAATGATCTCTGACCCCGATCGGAAGTGTCTGTACGTGAGATAACCTTCTAAATTTTTTCCCTCAAGACGTCGTAGGAATGTACCAGCCCCCTGGCTGGTTACGGACTTCTCTTCGGAAAAGAACGTGAAGGTTAGAAATTCTTTATTGTAGCGGCCTACGATTTTGTATTCCTTTCCTTTAAAGAAGATTGCGCCAGTCACCTTGTGGCCTAATTTTTTAAGGTTGAGTGATATTTCTTGCTCTCCCGATTCAGCCCAGGTCAGCACTCCCGAGTAAAAAGGCTCTAGCTTAGTGTCTTCTTGTGTTTTTTCGATAAAAAGGGGATACAAAAAATCTTTGTAGATAGCAACGAATATGCCTCCCACGATTGCAGCAATGACTTCAGAAGCTAGGGATTCGAACATGATGCGCTCCGCTGTTCATTTCTGAGTGAACCGGAATCTAGGGGGCTCGCTTGTAAATCATAGCAGTTGGCGGTTGATTGGCTCTGCAGTAAAAGTTTGCGCAAAACCTCCTCTGGAGGCCGTGTATTTCCGTTTGCAAAAGCACAAAAAAACGGATTTTTTGCGACGCTGAGAAGGGCATGTATTCTTTTTAAAACAATGGGTTAGGCCGCTACAGTCCCCAGCATGGGGTGCTAGGGGTCGAGTGTTCGAATCACTCCGTCCCGACCATATATTTCAAAGGGTTGCGAGATTTTATCTCGCGACCCTTTTTTATTTTTGGTCGTTTTTACCCCCACAAAACCACCGGCTCTGGGTGGATCCTCACGACTCCCGCGTGGGCGGACGCAGGCTTTGGCGCTCACGCCTGGTCTCTTTACCGATGTTGTTTGGTCTTTCTCTCGAGAAGCGCCTGGCACTGCTTTAGGTAACTCACCAAGTTCTTCGTGCATTTGCTCCTAGAGGAATCCGACGGTGCCATCGACATTTTCCCACGCTTGGCTCGCTTTGCATGCTTCATACGTGGCGAGCTCATCGCGAGCGCGAACCGCCAGGCGCAAGCGAATGCGCAGCTAGCGCTGCTCCGTCTTCTCGCCCCACTGGTATTCCGCCTGAACCGCTTCGATACCTTGAACCTTGCAGTCGATCGTTTGCGTACAAACTTGCTGCGCGCGACCTTCAGAGGCACTGGCAGAGTGGGGAGGTTTTCGATTATGGGGTACAGCACGGCCTCTGCATTGATTGCAATGTTTCAGCGCCAAGGAGGCCTCACGCCGGAGCAGTACCGCCGACACATGCTTAAGTGAAGGGGCAATGTAAATTGAGCCAAACCTGCAGTTTTATGGACGAAGTGGGCACAACGGTTAATAGATGTCGTAGTGTGGTTAGCTAAAATTTTGTTGCTGATACTACGTTGGGACTGAACATTTGCAACGGCTCACTAGCTATAAGCCAGAAGGCAAGCCATTGAGGGTCTGCCTTTTAGCCAAATTTACTGTTCCTGGAAAACAGATTTTAAGAATACTTGCATGTCGGCCCACGTCATTAGAAATACACCAGTGCTTCCACAGTCCCGGTCAGCTGGTTTCGCGCATCACCCTGGCCGAACGGTCGTGCGTCGTCACGACCGTCGAACCAGTCGTAGCGCAGCTCCGGGCGCAGGGACAGGTATTTGTTGAAGTCGTAGCGCAGCCCCGTGGTCAGTGCATTAAAGGCACCGCGGGCGGTGGAAGAGGGGAACAGTACATAACCGTCCGGGTCATCGAAATGCTCGGCTCGTACGGAAAACGACAAGTCCTTGCGCTGCTGATACGTCAACACGACGTTGGCCCCCCACCAGTGCGCGCCATCGAAACCGGGGCCGGTGACGATGTCCACGGTCGAGGCTTTGCCGTCCCCCGATTGACGGCCATAGACCATTTCCCCGCCCATCGACCACTGCTCGTTGAGCTTGTGCCAGCCATTGAGCGAGTGCTGCTGCTTGAACTGACCGTCCGCAGAGATAAGCCGACCGCGTGGCGTCTGGATGTCGTTGCGACTGTCATTCTGTGAATCGCCGACGAGAAACTCATAGTCGATCCAGGTGTTCATGTCGGGCGTGCGCCAGCGCAGGGCGCCGAGCAGCGCCTTGCTGTCGTTGTTGTCGCGCAGGTTGCCTTGCCCCTGGATCACACCCAGTTCGGCACCGAGCAACATGTTGGAGTTGTTGATCAGGCGCTTGCCCAGCAAGAAACCGGACACCGCGCCGGACTCGGTCATGAACGCGTAGGAACGGCTGGCGAACGGGTTGCGCGCAGCACGTACGTTGGGCGGGATTTCGTAGCCGAGCGCCGGGCCGAAAATGCCGGCGATTGCGGTAAATCCGCCCGCGTATGGCAGGTAAGCCGTGGCAGCGATGTTCGGTACGGCGAGGAAGTTCTGTTTGTCTCGGCGGGCCTTGTCCGGGTCGTCATCACCTGGAGAGTTGATGCCCCAATGCATGTCCCAACCATAGGTGCGGGCTTGCTGGGCGTTGCGGCCATAAGCGGTTTCGAAGGTGAAACCGAACGACGCTTCAGTCGGCGCCGGGCCTGGCAAGGGCGTGACTCGCGGGATGAAATTGGCCTTCAGTGCCTTGTCGGCAAACAGGTGCAGGGTGGCGAGTTCGAAGTTTTCATCGCCGAATCCGGCCACAGGCGTGTTGGTCTGCCCGGACTCGCGGTCCACATGGGACGAGTTGTTGTTGCGCGAATAACCGGCATCCAGCAGACCGGAGACCTTGATGCCGTAGTCGCGCTCCAGTGAGTCACCAAAAATACCGCGAAACACAGTGCCTTCGCCGGTATCGGCCGTTTGGCCAGCCAGGCAATGACCCGTTGCGAGGGCGAACAGAACCGCACCGAACGATTTGACGTTGATGTTCTTCATGGGGTTTCTCTTGTTTTTATCGGGGGAGCAGCCATCCGCTGGCCGCAGTGCGGAACGCTTAGTTGGTGACTGGCACAGCCGTCGTCCGGTTGAGGCGCCAGAAGCCGATGATGCCGATGGCAGCAATAGCGGCCGGGATGGCGGCGGCTACCAGCAAATCACTCGTCGACCATTGCAGGGTCAGGAGCAGGGCGCCAATGAACGGGCCCCAGATGCCACCCAGGCGACCGACTCCCAAGGTCCATCCGGTACCGGTGGCGCGCAGTGCCGTCGGATAGAACGTGGAGGTCATGGCGTTCAGCGCCGCCTGGCCGCCAAGGATGCCGAAGCCGGCGACGGCAATGCTCAGGTATGCCAGGTTGATCGAGGTGTAGAAGTGACTGAACAGGACGATGGCCACGGCCGAAACGATGAACGTGGGCACCAGCACCGCACCGAAGCCGCGACGGTCGACAAACCAGCCCAGCAACCAGCCGCCCGCCAGTCCACCCAGCCACATCGATGTGCCGGCCAGGACCGCTTGCGACGGTGAATGACCCGCGCCGCTCATCAGCACCGGCGTCCACGAGGCAAGGAAGTACACGCAGAGCATGTTCATGAAGTTGATCAGCCACAACAGCAGGGTGCCGGGCAGACGGCCGTCGGCAAACAACAGAGAGAACGACAGGCCTTTCTTGCGCGGCTCACCGATCACCAGAGTGGTTTGGGGATCAATCTGCAGACCAGGCTCGATGCGTTTGAGGATGGCCCGGACGCGGTCCAGCTGGCGGCCGCGCAGTACGCACCATTGCAATGATTCGGGAAGGGCGAAAAACATCAGCACGCCCAGCAACAAGGGTGCGACGGCCCCGAGGTAAAACACCGCCTGCCAGCCGTACAGCGGAATCAGCGCGGCGGCAATGGCACCGCCGACCAGCCCGCCGACCACCATGCCCGACGAGACC
This DNA window, taken from Pseudomonas fluorescens NCIMB 11764, encodes the following:
- a CDS encoding DNA circularization protein, with the protein product MAERTWRDELLPASFRGISFLIPQASVPVGMKGQLHEFPQRDEPYFEQLGKQSQVHRLTIWIIGDDCFERRDKFLEAIQTPGAGELVHPWLGRMQAKAGEAEMTHDFQQGGMISLLVTFYPDTPLKFPVARVNSQQQVVKASESFWDSALDRYKSAMAKVDQARLGLARLRNSLSAVYTVIQQQFAPFVGVFTNLTGLAQSIMNAPDSLSSLFSSYFSDFSVQDYLGDESGYRNTVATASQQTEAVASINTVSPLGGVDAVAASQAAADLVQDALLLQIALIVSEMPIASQPVSTNTTPSVEQQASQPFVRPEVPVADDVLELRDNLNEAMLEASLKADSAHYVVLNTLRQTVVKHLTAVAASGVRLVDITPPETLSALVLAYRRFGDATRESEVVQRNRIRHPGFIPAVPIKIAQR
- a CDS encoding phage baseplate assembly protein, yielding MLEDENTVTLTADGSDYSGWKSVEITPGLEDQARSFNLSITWKWPGQDVGRPIREGAKCQIRIGDDLVLTGWAFASPIDYDDKQITMSISGRSLTADLVDSAAINEPGQWNNQSVLSIVTALAAPYNIKVRSEIPESAKLSDHTIEPGETVFESIDRLLTLFRVFSTDDATGVVVLARPGSEGRAFDNLEVGKNILTGSAGLDFSAVFSEYRVLGQKTGTDEEFGADAAEVSATVTDDRVTRRRVMVIQQSGQLTQELAQARANWESVTRMGKALTTTYTVQGWRQTNGALWKHNMLVRVIDPIIGFDRWMLIARVTYILSEGGMITKMEVGPPDSFEPEPNDSLKNRKLKKGGKGDNFEYLIPADYEPKQ
- a CDS encoding phage baseplate assembly protein V, whose protein sequence is MSLKSMMARGTVVLAAAGKMMQTLQVRLTAGELKDGAEHFEPYGYTSNPLPGAEVLTAFLGGDRSHAIVLVASDRRYRIKELKPGEVVIYTDEGDKVHFKRGRIIDIETETLNIKATTSVNFDTPTITQTGQIVSQGDQVAGGVSLINHPHSNVEMGDDQSGPPIPEAG
- a CDS encoding phage GP46 family protein — translated: MIISHTAEAGLIRAVMISLYTWRRATTDDPVDDEELYGWWGDSYPAVADDRIGSRLWLLRRVKLTPATQRDAEFYADEALRWLLDDGHVIGIEISSEKVDISRLNLIVILTITGGARLEIKPTTAWQVIYAV
- a CDS encoding baseplate J/gp47 family protein; translation: MPFETPSLPVLIDRTQSDLASDALRRSDAQVLARTLSGTAYGLYGYMDWLVDQILPDRADEETLERVAALRLNQPRFPAQPAEGVVSFTAAAFAVLDTDVVLQASDGRAYRITTGVTTAAGVNTALIAAVDAGVLGNADAGLTMMLVQPVEGVVNAFTVMAPGLVGGIAQESVESLRARVVRSYRVIPHGGSADDYETWALEVPGVTRAWCRRNYLGPGTVGLFVMRDGDADPVPNPTQLAEVKAYIEQPNVRPVTAELYVLAPVEVPVLYSIHAVPDTTAVRANIQSQLIDLHDREAGLGETLLLTHIAEAISGSPGETDHDLVGPVADVVPATNQLLTFGGITWL
- a CDS encoding YmfQ family protein — its product is MAVIRTADEYRLQLQGLLPSGPAWDPELVPEVARVLGGVAVEFSRLDARAVDLLNEMDPAGVSELVPDWESIMGLPDDCLGPNPAFEDRRLAVRRRLVEVGGQSRAYFIEIAVSQGYPNATITEHRAPRMGRSRFGSAHFGTWRAQFMWTLNTGGRQRKGRRFGVSYWGERFGTNPGNALECLIRRPAPAHTVVRINYD
- a CDS encoding gp53-like domain-containing protein, producing the protein MDFPISVPSIGLVDGKFVDEDPLSGSPGSLIPSAWGNAVTFEVLNVIEAAGLAPDEDNNAQLLQAISAMLATATPEATETVLGLVKRATQLQVDAGTNDTAVVTPKKLATAVQNQTLTAFTTAGTATALTLTPTPAIQAYAPYLRFSVKFSVTGGLNPTLNVSGKGPKSLKQYDSTGTKVAAVFFADQVGDVVYDGTDWVLINAINASPDATDTVKGVVELATAAELLGGTDAVRAATAAGLLAGFLGSGGTSGTDWVKIPFRDKTTGVRRELIIQWTTVTSVGASAPNFSGSWPMTFPNGLLGCVATPVTSTSGLFAQYNTRSLSGFTGQAQAYNALSNGIPVSLIAVGW
- a CDS encoding tail fiber assembly protein — its product is MNVYYYLEENSGWYSDEFHGPRFIEGKPNPDTLIPLAAVEVTAADYERLKSLPTEGDENGYPVVAPPRTPTLEELLVVARAERDRLLVYATLRINPLQYAADVDEASEEDLALLKLWKKYSVAVSKTETKPGWPEAPQWPIPPVAIE
- a CDS encoding cell wall hydrolase, with amino-acid sequence MPVTEKDRDVLARTLWGEARGESLAGQIAVAWTIRNRVDDGKDKSWWGEGYAGVCQKPYQFSCWNKNDPNYPFLSGARQIPFRELAQARIAADQVIDGKVPDPTGGATHYYATTMPKPPNWTKGAKQTLKLGHHLFFKDVP
- a CDS encoding outer membrane beta-barrel protein, which translates into the protein MKNINVKSFGAVLFALATGHCLAGQTADTGEGTVFRGIFGDSLERDYGIKVSGLLDAGYSRNNNSSHVDRESGQTNTPVAGFGDENFELATLHLFADKALKANFIPRVTPLPGPAPTEASFGFTFETAYGRNAQQARTYGWDMHWGINSPGDDDPDKARRDKQNFLAVPNIAATAYLPYAGGFTAIAGIFGPALGYEIPPNVRAARNPFASRSYAFMTESGAVSGFLLGKRLINNSNMLLGAELGVIQGQGNLRDNNDSKALLGALRWRTPDMNTWIDYEFLVGDSQNDSRNDIQTPRGRLISADGQFKQQHSLNGWHKLNEQWSMGGEMVYGRQSGDGKASTVDIVTGPGFDGAHWWGANVVLTYQQRKDLSFSVRAEHFDDPDGYVLFPSSTARGAFNALTTGLRYDFNKYLSLRPELRYDWFDGRDDARPFGQGDARNQLTGTVEALVYF